In a single window of the Anguilla rostrata isolate EN2019 chromosome 4, ASM1855537v3, whole genome shotgun sequence genome:
- the mpnd gene encoding LOW QUALITY PROTEIN: MPN domain-containing protein (The sequence of the model RefSeq protein was modified relative to this genomic sequence to represent the inferred CDS: substituted 1 base at 1 genomic stop codon): MGSEPPSPPQVVEEGGEEEEEELSGGEEVDSRAVPGRGSLLTRRGITLRVLLKDGLVEPGDGVLSIHYLGKKFVGDLLCDGKIRWVETGQIFNSPSAWATHCKRLVNPAKKSGCGWASVRYRGQKLVQYKTSWLHKYQPSGEMSLASEGEDEEMGEDEEEERKASVQTEDRNRKGKPEQHEISVVQRRGDRDRVPVRYCTLGTRDSARDPHTLVELSAFSAINRFQPFNVAVSSNCCCXGRWDFHCHLTSSEVVGYLGGRWDTNTQLLTVLRAFPCRTRLADRDSAPAVEEEICQNLFMRGLSLVGWYHSHPRGPALPSLQDIDSQMDHQLRLQGSNNGFQPCLGIICGPYYHGNQGVASTITPFWVVPPPEQRPNDYGIPVAVEVTYVQDNFLTSDVLNEMMLLVEFYRGAPDLVQFGQLWSPDTTLLDKIKGSLSGHAPKDQAYSQILEHVYSQLSNAH; this comes from the exons ATGG GCTCGGAGCCGCCCTCGCCCCCgcaggtggtggaggagggaggggaggaggaggaggaggagctgagcggaggagaggaggtggacTCCAGGGCGGTCCCCGGCCGCGGCTCCCTGCTCACCAGGAGGGGGATCACCCTGCGCGTGCTGCTCAAAGACGGCCTGGTGGAGCCCGGCGACGGGGTGCTGTCCATACACTACCTG GGTAAGAAGTTTGTGGGGGACCTGCTGTGCGACGGGAAGATCCGCTGGGTGGAGACGGGGCAGATCTTCAACTCGCCCAGCGCCTGGGCCACGCACTGCAAGCGGCTGGTCAACCCCGCCAAGAAGTCTGGCTGCGGCTGGGCCTCCGTGCGCTACCGCGGCCAGAAGCTGGTGCAGTACAAGACCAGCTGGCTGCACAAGTACCAGCCCAGCGGAGAGAT GAGCCTGGCCAGTGAAGGCGAAGATGAGGAGATGGGAGAGGacgaagaggaagagaggaaggccTCCGTGCAGACggaggacaggaacaggaagggcAAACCCGAGCAGCACG AGATCAGTGTGGTCCagaggagaggggacagagacagagtgccCGTGAGGTACTGCACTCTGGGTACCAGGGATTCTGCACG GGACCCGCACACCCTGGTGGAGCTGTCCGCCTTTTCCGCCATTAACAGGTTCCAGCCTTTCAACGTGGCCGTGTCCAGCAACTGCTGCTGCTAGGGAcgctgg gattTCCACTGCCACTTGACCAGCAGTGAGGTGGTGGGATATCTGGGGGGACGctgggacacaaacacacagt TGCTGACGGTTCTGAGGGCTTTTCCGTGTCGCACACGATTGGCCGACAGAGATTCGGCCCCTGCTGTAGAGGAGGAG ATCTGCCAGAACCTGTTCATGCGGGGGCTCTCATTGGTCGGTTGGTACCACAGCCACCCCCGAGGCCCCGCCCTGCCGTCCCTGCAGGACATCGACTCCCAGATGGACCATCAGCTGCGTCTCCAGGGCAGCAACAACGGCTTCCAGCCCTGCCTGGGCATCATCTGCG gccCCTATTACCACGGCAACCAGGGCGTGGCCTCGACCATAACGCCTTTCTGGGTGGTCCCGCCCCCAGAG cAACGGCCCAACGACTACGGCATTCCTGTAGCGGTGGAGGTGACCTACGTTCAGGACAACTTCCTCACCAGCGATGTGCTCAACGAGATG atgCTGCTGGTGGAGTTCTACAGAGGTGCCCCAGACCTGGTTCAGTTCGGTCAGCTGTGGAGCCCCGACACCACTTTGCTGGACAAAATAAAG GGTTCCCTGAGTGGCCACGCCCCCAAGGACCAGGCCTACTCCCAGATCCTGGAGCACGTGTACAGCCAGCTGAGCAACGCgcactga